The window CGGGAGCATTACGCCTTTCGCTACAACACAGTCAAAAGCCGTGCGGAGTTCCGCAGCAGCGACGGCGAGTTCCTCCCCGTGACCAAATACCGGCTTAACTCCTTCCGCCGGGAGCTCGACCGCACCATCGGCATCTCCACCTCGGCGGAGAACCTGCGCAGCATGCTCGAAAGCGACTTTTCCGAGCGTGTGAATCCCGTGCAGGCGTATTTTCATAAACTGCCGCCAGTAACGGGAACGCAGGCCATCGACGAACTGGCCGCGACCGTCACCGTGCGCAACGCCCTGCATTGGTCAGAATACCTGACCAAATGGCTCGTCGGCGTGGTCGCCAATGCGATGAACGATGTCGGGTGTCAGAACCATGTATGTCTGGTATTGACCGGCGAACAGGGAAAGTTCAAGACTACATGGCTCGACAACCTCTGTCCCCGCTCACTCGCCAGTTATCTTTTCACCGGAAAGATCGACCCGCAGAACAAGGATGTACTGACGCTGGTCGCCGAATACCTCTTCATCAACATCGACGACCAGCTGAAGGCGCTCAACAAACGGGATGAAAACGAGTTGAAGAACCTCATCACGGCTCCTTCGGTCAAATACCGGCGGCCCTACGACGTTTATATCGAAGAGTATCCCCACTTGGCGAGCTTCATGGCCTCGGTGAACGGGAACGACTTTCTGACCGACCCGACCGGCTCGCGGCGCTTCCTGCCCTTCGAGGTGTTATCCATCGACATCGACCGGGCGATATGGGTAGACATGGATCAGGTATATGCCGAAGCCCGAACACTCCTGAACAACGGATTCCGCTACTGGTTCGACGACACCGAAATCGAAGAACTGCACCGGGGAAACGTCGCATTTCATGTCCAGACCATCGAATACGAAATGCTGCTGAAAGGGTTCGAGAAGCCTCCGGAACATGCCGTCGCAGATTGCTTTATGACCACCGTGGAGATTCTGAACTACCTGCGCAGTTATTCGTCGCTGAACCTCTCCGAAAAACGCATGGGCGAAGCCTTGCGCAAGGCCGGGTTCGAACGACGCTCGAAGCGTATCAACGGAAATCCCGTCTACGGCTGGGTCATTGAAAAAATCTCACCCAACCCTTTCGTCTCTTACGGATTGTAGTTACTACGCTACTACACACTGCGATAAAACATTGAAAAAGAATAGGCTGCCATGTAGCAGAATACAAAATACACACCTTACGACATCTTACTACGCCACTACGTCAATTACTACGGTAGTAAGGTGACATAAACTTGGTTACTACACATAGCGAATTATTTATCAAACGATTACGCAAATGTAGTAGGTAGTAAGGCAATATCGGCAAACTTCGAAAAACAAAAATTATGAATGATCTGAAAAATATCGGCATCCGGCAATTCCTCTCCCAACGAGGTATTCAGCCCAAATACGAACGCAACGGCTACGGCATGTATCTTTCCCCTTTGCGTGAAGAGCGTACACCGAGTTTCAAAGTGGACTACGTGCAAAATCTCTGGTACGACTTCGGATTGGGAGAGGGCGGCACATTGCTCACCCTCGTGATGCGGTTGGAGCGGTGCGACAGCCGTGAAGCCGTCCGACGGCTGCAAAACGGTGAAAAAAGGGACGCCGGTTCCGTTTCTCTTTCACCGGGTGTTGGCGAGCGTCCAGCTGCCGGAGGTCCCTTGCCGGTCTTGCGTCCGGCCACCCTTCCCGCGTTCCGCATCCTCTCCGACGCTTCGCTCCGGCATCCGGCATTGGTCGGTTATCTCGCCTCGCGCGGCATCGTCCCGCCGGTCGCCGCGGCATTCTGCCGCGAGGTCCGCTACGAGGTAAACGGCCGCGCCTTTTTCGCCGTCGGGTTCCGCAACGATGCCGGAGGGTGGGAGCTCCGCTCCGCACGGTTCAAAGGCGGCTCCTCGCCCAAACATATCACCACCATCGACAACCGTTCCGACACGGTAATCGCTTTCGAGGGATTTATGGATTTTCTCGCTTATCTTTCGCTGAAATATCCCGAACGACTGCGCATCGACGCCACAGTTCTGAACTCGGTCGTCAACCTGCCCAAAGCCGTTCCGTTTATCTCCCGGCATCCGGTGATTCACGCCTTCTTCGACAATGACGAGGCAGGACGCAAGGCAACTGCCGATCTGATCCGTCTTTGCCCCCGCAGCGAGGTCATCGACCAAAGGCATTTTTACAACGGGCACAAGGACGTAAATGACTATCTGACCGCCCGCATAAAAGACCGAACACAAAAGCCTTCGACACAGAAGAACGCCCCCGAAACAAAGGCCGTTCAGACTCTTCGGAATAATCTGCAAGCCCTGAAAGCGGAAACGGCGGAAATTGAACCACCGCGTCGGAAAGGGGTAAAGATTTAAGAAAGGCAAGGTTGTGTTTTCGTAGACGAAAACTCCGCCTTCCCCGCTGGCCGGCGTAAAATCCCGCTGGTCTGAAAAAAAATGCTTACAAACCACTTATCATGGAAACACCGAAAAAAACATACGGCAAACAGGGCGGACGCCCGAAAGTCGGCATCGGCCGCATCCGCAAATACGTCGTCAGCACGCGGCTCAGCCCCGAACGGAAACTCCGCTTTTCGGCCCTCTGCCGCGAAGCAGGACAACCGCCTGCCGAAGTCCTGCACCAGCTGATCGACCGAGGAACGGTAAGAGCACGGATCACCCGCGAACAACTGGATTTCATGGCCCAACTCAAAGGCATTGCCCGCAACCTGAACCAACTGACCCGGCTGGCCAATGCCAAAGGTCTGGCGGCTGTCAGGGTACGGCATGCGGCGATCGTCACGGCCATCGAAAAACTCCTGAAACAGATATGCGATGGTCGGTAAGGTAATATCGGGATCGTCTTTTTCGGGGACGGTAGGCTACGTGATGAAAGAAGAATCCCGGATCTTGGAAGCCGAAGGAATTATGCCTCCGGAAGTGAAGGACATGGTGCAGGACTTCAAAGACCAGACCTTATTGAACCCGCGGCTGAAAAACACCGTCGGGCATATCTCGCTGTCTTTCTCACCCAAGGACGCTCCGCGGATGACCGACGCCCTGATGACGCAGATTGCAAAGGAGTACATGCAGAAGATGGGCATCACCAATACGCAATACCTATTGGTGCGCCATCTCGACCAGCCCCATCCGCACTGCCATCTGGTCTACAACCGGGTCGGGAACAACGGGCAGACCATTTCGGACAAGAACATCAAGATTCGAAACGCCAAGGTCTGCCGGGAGCTGACCGAGAAGTACGGATTGTATCTCGCACCGGGAAAGGACGACGTACGGCGGGAGCGGCTGCGCGAACCCGACAAGACCAAATACGAAATCTACGATGCAATCAAAGGCAGTCTTCCCAAGTGCAAGAACTGGAACGAGTTGGAAGGTAAATTAAAAGAACAGGGCATCAGCGTGCGATACAAGTATTGCGGTTCGACCGACCGCAAACAAGGGGTTTTGTTCTCGAAAAACGGCTTCGAGTTCTCCGGCTCGAAGATCGACCGGGCTTTCAACTTTACGAAACTCGACAACCGGTTCAACCATATTCAACAGCAGACCCAACACCGGGCCACGCTCTTCGGGAACCTCTCGGCGGCGGCAGGCAATTACCGTTCGGCATTTGCAGGTTTGTTCGGCGGTATGGGTAGCGGCGGCACGCGCGAAGAACTGCCTTCGGTAAATCTTGGAAAGGCAGGCGGGATTCCGCTGCCGCCGGCCGGTTCGCCCGTCGGAGTGTCCGCCGAGCAGTTACAGCGCAAGCCGGGAGAAAGCCCCGAAGAGCATATCGCACGAATCACGGCGCTGCTCAACGCTGCAGCCGAG of the Alistipes senegalensis JC50 genome contains:
- a CDS encoding VapE domain-containing protein; this encodes MANKVSDSVAVPGKQSRNERIEEFLREHYAFRYNTVKSRAEFRSSDGEFLPVTKYRLNSFRRELDRTIGISTSAENLRSMLESDFSERVNPVQAYFHKLPPVTGTQAIDELAATVTVRNALHWSEYLTKWLVGVVANAMNDVGCQNHVCLVLTGEQGKFKTTWLDNLCPRSLASYLFTGKIDPQNKDVLTLVAEYLFINIDDQLKALNKRDENELKNLITAPSVKYRRPYDVYIEEYPHLASFMASVNGNDFLTDPTGSRRFLPFEVLSIDIDRAIWVDMDQVYAEARTLLNNGFRYWFDDTEIEELHRGNVAFHVQTIEYEMLLKGFEKPPEHAVADCFMTTVEILNYLRSYSSLNLSEKRMGEALRKAGFERRSKRINGNPVYGWVIEKISPNPFVSYGL
- a CDS encoding toprim domain-containing protein, producing the protein MNDLKNIGIRQFLSQRGIQPKYERNGYGMYLSPLREERTPSFKVDYVQNLWYDFGLGEGGTLLTLVMRLERCDSREAVRRLQNGEKRDAGSVSLSPGVGERPAAGGPLPVLRPATLPAFRILSDASLRHPALVGYLASRGIVPPVAAAFCREVRYEVNGRAFFAVGFRNDAGGWELRSARFKGGSSPKHITTIDNRSDTVIAFEGFMDFLAYLSLKYPERLRIDATVLNSVVNLPKAVPFISRHPVIHAFFDNDEAGRKATADLIRLCPRSEVIDQRHFYNGHKDVNDYLTARIKDRTQKPSTQKNAPETKAVQTLRNNLQALKAETAEIEPPRRKGVKI
- a CDS encoding MobC family plasmid mobilization relaxosome protein; its protein translation is METPKKTYGKQGGRPKVGIGRIRKYVVSTRLSPERKLRFSALCREAGQPPAEVLHQLIDRGTVRARITREQLDFMAQLKGIARNLNQLTRLANAKGLAAVRVRHAAIVTAIEKLLKQICDGR
- a CDS encoding relaxase/mobilization nuclease domain-containing protein, whose protein sequence is MVGKVISGSSFSGTVGYVMKEESRILEAEGIMPPEVKDMVQDFKDQTLLNPRLKNTVGHISLSFSPKDAPRMTDALMTQIAKEYMQKMGITNTQYLLVRHLDQPHPHCHLVYNRVGNNGQTISDKNIKIRNAKVCRELTEKYGLYLAPGKDDVRRERLREPDKTKYEIYDAIKGSLPKCKNWNELEGKLKEQGISVRYKYCGSTDRKQGVLFSKNGFEFSGSKIDRAFNFTKLDNRFNHIQQQTQHRATLFGNLSAAAGNYRSAFAGLFGGMGSGGTREELPSVNLGKAGGIPLPPAGSPVGVSAEQLQRKPGESPEEHIARITALLNAAAEAMAIAAMEHRRRMEEQKRRAKMKI